A genomic region of Longimicrobiales bacterium contains the following coding sequences:
- the purH gene encoding bifunctional phosphoribosylaminoimidazolecarboxamide formyltransferase/IMP cyclohydrolase, producing the protein MRRALLSVSDKNSIVGLGNALTSRGWEVLSTGGTARTLRDAGIKVTNVADVTGHPEMMDGRVKTLHPAIHAGLLARRDHLDDMAALEEHGYGPIDLVAVNLYPFRETVAQGDVTVDQAMGKVDIGGPTMIRAAAKSHKDVWVVVDPSDYEAVLASIDGDDDPVLRRELAAKVFEHISGYDAAVANFLRAEGDGGEEDVLGARIEGSLTRLQTLRYGENPDQAAAFYGPENRVGISALEKHHGKDLSYNNILDLDGALLSLAPFAISPRPAVAIIKHTTPCGLGVGDSLAEAYSRALATDPMSAFGSVIAVNRAVDAEAAELMSGLFIECLVAPGYSEVAMAKLKEKKNIRIMTMPVSGDGDDATTQFLKDHGRLPQPRVLRSVYGGMLAQTPPRPPYYGEIDASWTVSTERQPTAQEWDDLRFAWSAIFGVKSNAILMARDGGVLGIGAGQMSRVDSSKIAVRKAGDARLDLAGSVLASDAFFPFRDGVDAAAAAGVKAVIQPGGSVRDEEVIGAANEHGIAMVFTGRRLFRH; encoded by the coding sequence ATGAGGCGCGCACTCCTGAGCGTTTCTGACAAGAACAGCATCGTGGGCCTGGGCAATGCGCTGACCTCACGTGGCTGGGAAGTACTGTCCACGGGGGGCACCGCCCGTACCCTTCGTGACGCCGGCATCAAGGTCACGAACGTTGCGGACGTGACTGGACATCCCGAGATGATGGACGGTCGCGTGAAGACGCTTCATCCGGCGATCCACGCGGGCCTGCTGGCTCGACGGGACCATCTCGACGACATGGCTGCGCTCGAGGAACACGGGTACGGACCGATCGACTTGGTGGCCGTGAACCTCTACCCGTTCCGGGAAACCGTGGCGCAGGGTGACGTCACCGTGGATCAGGCCATGGGGAAAGTTGACATCGGTGGGCCGACCATGATTCGCGCGGCCGCCAAGAGCCACAAAGATGTGTGGGTGGTGGTCGACCCCTCTGACTACGAAGCGGTTCTGGCCTCGATCGACGGGGACGATGACCCGGTGCTTCGCCGGGAGCTCGCTGCGAAGGTCTTCGAGCACATCAGTGGATATGACGCTGCTGTCGCGAACTTCCTTCGGGCAGAAGGAGACGGAGGAGAGGAAGACGTGCTGGGCGCGCGCATCGAGGGTTCACTGACCCGTTTGCAGACGTTGCGGTACGGCGAGAACCCAGATCAGGCTGCCGCCTTCTATGGGCCAGAGAACCGCGTCGGAATCTCGGCACTCGAAAAGCACCACGGGAAGGATCTGTCGTACAACAACATTCTGGATCTCGATGGCGCTTTGCTGAGCCTCGCGCCCTTTGCGATCTCGCCTCGTCCTGCGGTCGCAATCATCAAGCACACGACCCCGTGTGGTCTTGGTGTCGGCGATTCTCTCGCCGAGGCCTACAGCCGGGCGCTCGCCACGGATCCGATGAGTGCATTCGGCTCGGTGATCGCTGTGAATCGTGCTGTAGATGCCGAAGCTGCGGAGCTGATGTCCGGACTTTTCATCGAGTGCCTCGTGGCTCCGGGCTATTCCGAGGTGGCGATGGCCAAGCTCAAGGAAAAGAAAAACATCCGCATTATGACGATGCCGGTGTCAGGAGATGGCGACGATGCCACGACTCAGTTCCTGAAGGACCATGGACGACTGCCGCAGCCACGCGTGCTTCGATCGGTATATGGGGGGATGCTCGCCCAGACTCCGCCGAGGCCTCCGTACTATGGGGAGATCGACGCCAGCTGGACGGTCTCCACCGAACGCCAGCCGACGGCACAGGAATGGGACGACCTCCGGTTCGCCTGGTCTGCGATCTTCGGCGTGAAGTCCAATGCGATCCTGATGGCCCGTGATGGTGGAGTGCTGGGAATCGGGGCAGGGCAGATGAGTCGAGTCGATTCGTCCAAGATCGCGGTGCGGAAAGCCGGAGATGCGAGGCTGGATCTAGCGGGGTCCGTGCTCGCATCGGACGCGTTCTTCCCGTTCAGGGATGGGGTGGACGCCGCCGCCGCCGCCGGCGTGAAGGCCGTGATTCAGCCGGGCGGATCGGTTCGAGACGAAGAGGTCATCGGTGCCGCGAACGAGCACGGAATCGCGATGGTCTTCACCGGGCGGAGGCTGTTCCGACACTAG
- a CDS encoding phosphoribosylglycinamide formyltransferase has translation MSDAPLTVAVFASGGGTNFQALLDHQSSQDRWRIGLLVVNREAGAQEKACQAEIPVRIIATKDRLPGAVSVETMAILDEFRVDLILLSGYLRRLPTEVVRHFAGRILNVHPALLPDFGGKGMYGMNVHQSVVDSGAAVSGATVHFVSEEYDEGENLGQWRVEVRPGDTPLELAARVLRVEHQLYPRAVDHLVEALGEDRSPEPMPDVWLNEPPNAERSLLSTESNEEEV, from the coding sequence GTGAGCGACGCTCCGCTCACCGTCGCGGTCTTTGCGTCCGGTGGTGGGACCAACTTTCAGGCACTGCTCGACCATCAGTCGTCTCAGGACAGGTGGCGTATCGGACTCCTCGTCGTGAATCGCGAGGCCGGGGCCCAGGAAAAGGCTTGCCAGGCTGAGATTCCGGTCCGGATCATCGCGACGAAAGACCGTTTGCCAGGGGCTGTATCTGTTGAGACCATGGCGATCCTCGACGAATTCCGGGTCGATCTCATTCTGTTGTCGGGGTACCTGCGGCGCCTGCCTACCGAGGTCGTACGCCACTTTGCGGGCAGGATCCTGAATGTCCACCCGGCATTGCTCCCCGATTTTGGCGGAAAGGGGATGTACGGAATGAATGTGCACCAGTCCGTGGTCGACTCCGGGGCCGCGGTTTCGGGTGCCACCGTGCATTTCGTGTCCGAGGAGTATGACGAGGGCGAGAACCTTGGACAGTGGCGAGTTGAAGTCCGCCCTGGAGACACCCCGCTGGAACTCGCTGCACGGGTGCTGAGGGTCGAGCACCAGCTCTATCCAAGGGCAGTAGACCACCTGGTTGAGGCGCTAGGGGAAGATCGATCACCAGAGCCGATGCCTGACGTTTGGCTCAACGAGCCACCGAACGCCGAACGATCATTACTATCCACCGAATCGAACGAGGAAGAGGTATGA
- a CDS encoding MBL fold metallo-hydrolase: MVKIRAFTGRGFGENAYLAVCESTNRCVAVDPGAGAAAMASVIMSEVLELEAVLLTHAHLDHIEGVHEIRAIAPDVPIWLHPDDLGLYQGVQSQAAMFGLRVETQPEPTNMLVPGVPFCFGDCEFDVCFTPGHAPGHVIFVSAADQLVLVGDVVFQGSIGRTDLPGGDFQTLMTSIRREVLTLDDEMTLYPGHGPPTTVGHERVGNPFLVPHYGGELA; this comes from the coding sequence ATGGTGAAGATCCGGGCCTTCACAGGAAGAGGGTTCGGAGAGAACGCGTACCTCGCTGTCTGTGAGAGTACCAACCGCTGTGTGGCTGTAGATCCGGGCGCTGGGGCCGCCGCGATGGCATCTGTCATCATGTCTGAGGTGCTCGAGCTCGAAGCCGTTCTCCTGACCCACGCGCACCTCGACCACATTGAGGGCGTCCACGAGATCCGAGCGATCGCCCCAGACGTCCCGATCTGGCTGCACCCCGATGATCTGGGCTTGTACCAGGGTGTCCAAAGCCAGGCCGCGATGTTCGGTCTCCGCGTCGAGACGCAGCCCGAGCCGACGAACATGCTGGTGCCGGGTGTGCCATTTTGTTTCGGGGACTGTGAATTCGATGTCTGCTTCACGCCCGGTCATGCGCCTGGCCATGTCATCTTCGTCTCAGCAGCGGACCAGCTCGTTCTGGTTGGCGATGTCGTGTTTCAGGGCTCGATTGGCCGCACCGACCTTCCCGGCGGCGATTTTCAGACCCTGATGACATCAATACGGCGAGAAGTGCTGACCCTAGATGATGAGATGACCCTGTATCCTGGACACGGCCCTCCCACGACGGTCGGACATGAGCGAGTCGGGAATCCCTTCTTGGTCCCCCATTACGGCGGAGAACTCGCGTGA
- a CDS encoding iron-sulfur cluster assembly accessory protein: protein MVTITNSATDKVQSFISEHSAENDAGLRVAVLPGGCSGFQYGLNIEDSPENDDEVVDIHGIKIFIDPFSAQYLEGVEIDYVSSMMGQGFTFRNPNSAGGCGCGSSFTV from the coding sequence ATGGTCACAATCACCAACTCGGCGACCGACAAGGTTCAGAGCTTCATTTCCGAGCACAGTGCGGAGAACGATGCGGGACTGCGGGTGGCAGTGCTGCCCGGCGGCTGCTCCGGTTTCCAGTACGGACTGAACATCGAAGACAGCCCCGAGAATGACGACGAAGTCGTCGACATTCACGGTATCAAGATCTTCATCGACCCGTTCAGCGCCCAGTACCTCGAAGGCGTCGAGATCGACTACGTAAGTTCGATGATGGGCCAGGGATTCACCTTCCGGAACCCGAACTCTGCTGGCGGCTGTGGTTGCGGGAGTTCTTTCACGGTTTGA
- the gmhB gene encoding D-glycero-beta-D-manno-heptose 1,7-bisphosphate 7-phosphatase, translating to MSRPAVFLDRDGTIIVEKIYLSDPDGVEFIAGSIEAMRQLADAGFVVVIVTNQAGIARGKYGVEEYQAVARRVAERLEAGGVQVGGTYFCPHHPDVTGVCDCRKPGTGMYREAAAALALDFDQSWFVGDKLSDVGAAEALGGCGILVRTGYGAELEGEAPSHIRVVDDLATAARHIIDRAGR from the coding sequence GTGAGTCGACCGGCGGTGTTTCTTGATCGTGACGGCACGATCATCGTGGAGAAGATCTACCTCTCCGACCCCGACGGCGTCGAGTTCATCGCCGGGTCGATCGAAGCGATGCGCCAACTTGCCGATGCCGGGTTCGTTGTTGTCATCGTGACCAATCAAGCAGGGATTGCTCGTGGCAAGTACGGTGTCGAGGAGTACCAAGCGGTCGCGCGGCGGGTCGCGGAGAGACTGGAGGCGGGAGGGGTACAGGTCGGCGGAACGTACTTCTGCCCCCATCATCCCGACGTGACGGGGGTGTGTGATTGTCGAAAGCCGGGGACAGGGATGTACCGGGAGGCTGCCGCTGCCTTGGCGCTTGATTTCGACCAGTCTTGGTTCGTCGGCGACAAACTCAGCGATGTTGGCGCCGCTGAAGCGCTCGGTGGCTGCGGAATTCTGGTCCGGACCGGGTATGGAGCCGAACTCGAAGGTGAAGCTCCGAGCCACATACGCGTTGTAGACGACCTTGCGACCGCTGCGCGCCACATCATCGACCGAGCAGGTCGTTGA
- the selA gene encoding L-seryl-tRNA(Sec) selenium transferase: MSDPRSRIPSVDALLASGPICALVEGYGRVRTLNALRDAIDEVRVLIGQAGSGPEREEWNALVEDAMTYAEAARSRMDQADTPSLRSVINATGVVLHTNLGRAPLPEEAVLAMQAAAGKYTNLEFDLEGGGRGSRYTHCVSLLTELTEAEDALVVNNAAGALVLALNTLALGQGVAVSRGELVEIGGGFRIPEIIERAGARLVEVGSTNRTRPSDYTNVFPTSAPQAILKVHRSNFRMSGFTEEASVQDLAAVATQHGVPLVHDLGSGLMVDADLLGLPGEPRADASLRAGADVVIVSGDKLLGGPQAGILVGKADLIGQMRENPLCRALRVDKVTLAGLEATLRLYRDPGQALTRVPTLALLSADPADLKSRAGSLAQALAESGVEASVVDTQGAVGGGTYPGVELPGSAVEVVPPHGADRMTAALRAGDPPVIGRIVDDVVRFDVRTVLPGQGVDLIRRITEAVLDAGPVPES; this comes from the coding sequence ATGAGCGACCCCCGAAGCCGGATCCCGTCGGTCGATGCGCTCCTCGCGTCTGGGCCGATCTGTGCCTTGGTCGAGGGGTACGGCCGTGTTCGGACTCTGAACGCGTTGCGGGACGCCATTGATGAGGTGCGGGTTCTGATCGGTCAGGCGGGGAGTGGCCCGGAACGAGAGGAGTGGAACGCGCTGGTCGAAGATGCGATGACCTACGCCGAAGCGGCACGCAGTCGGATGGACCAAGCAGATACGCCAAGCCTCCGGAGTGTCATCAACGCGACCGGTGTGGTTCTGCACACCAACCTCGGCAGGGCGCCGCTGCCGGAAGAGGCAGTCTTGGCCATGCAGGCCGCGGCCGGAAAGTACACGAACCTGGAGTTCGATCTCGAGGGGGGCGGGCGCGGGTCACGTTACACCCACTGCGTGTCACTGCTCACAGAGTTGACCGAAGCCGAAGACGCCCTCGTGGTCAATAATGCGGCCGGGGCCCTGGTTCTCGCGCTGAACACTCTCGCCCTCGGGCAGGGTGTCGCGGTGTCGAGAGGGGAACTGGTAGAGATTGGTGGGGGCTTCCGAATCCCGGAAATCATCGAAAGGGCGGGTGCCCGACTCGTCGAGGTCGGTAGCACCAACCGCACACGGCCAAGCGATTATACCAACGTATTCCCGACATCGGCCCCGCAGGCGATTCTCAAGGTGCATCGGTCGAATTTCCGGATGTCGGGATTCACAGAAGAGGCCTCAGTCCAGGACCTTGCCGCGGTCGCGACCCAGCACGGCGTGCCTCTTGTACACGATCTCGGCTCCGGGCTCATGGTAGATGCGGATCTCCTCGGGCTCCCCGGCGAGCCACGGGCAGATGCCTCGTTGCGGGCCGGCGCCGACGTTGTGATCGTCTCAGGTGACAAGCTCCTGGGAGGACCTCAGGCCGGGATTCTCGTTGGCAAAGCAGATCTGATCGGACAGATGAGGGAAAACCCTCTGTGCCGCGCGCTTCGAGTGGATAAGGTCACCCTTGCAGGACTGGAGGCTACGCTTCGGCTCTACCGAGATCCGGGTCAGGCGCTCACCCGGGTCCCGACGTTGGCCTTGCTGTCGGCCGATCCTGCGGACCTGAAGTCACGAGCCGGTTCGCTCGCACAGGCGCTCGCAGAGAGTGGTGTTGAGGCCTCTGTCGTCGATACCCAGGGAGCCGTCGGCGGCGGTACGTATCCCGGGGTGGAACTTCCCGGGTCAGCCGTCGAGGTTGTCCCACCCCACGGTGCCGATCGCATGACGGCTGCGTTGCGGGCCGGGGACCCTCCGGTCATTGGACGAATCGTCGATGATGTCGTCCGATTCGATGTGCGTACGGTACTGCCGGGTCAGGGGGTGGACTTGATTCGCAGGATCACCGAAGCCGTTCTTGACGCTGGCCCGGTGCCCGAGTCGTGA
- a CDS encoding Ig-like domain-containing protein, whose translation MSRNGRLAAAAMVVAWAAACARQGVPTGGPEDRRPPVIVDTYPAPFEVLDEVDGDVKFEFDERISERVSGTTLSDAVIVSPSSGDVSVSHGRTTLSVTMEGGFQPGVVYRVTVRALISDLFGNQLVDSFELVFSTGDKPVPTTLAGEAWERETGQGLSNAIVFATGADGLVHQSRTDRSGIFAFRYIPEGDYTITAFDDLNRDAKVDSVETQGVAIASLGTGDTVLVDIPALMPDTAAAVLTSVDVLDSVTVVLEFDDFLDPGVAVEGFDGVDVTISRDEGGALSVLRVFHEADYAAFIEVVADSFSVLDSIEAEEASAQAALEAEVAALLVGDSVAGDSTAVGTDAAANTVGGAAEVGADAENPPADTVVIDPSGDPPTLGAGRAAEVVARRAAVQERPGRRLPPRLQALGGATPGPNRDGRRIIPARRLVLQLQSPIEYDLEYEVEAGAVVNIFGLPGGGGLVPLVWEAPPPDTVAADSLGADSLVAPDSGQVPDTARAADLATVDSLVRDDGGREYR comes from the coding sequence ATGAGCCGCAATGGGCGTCTGGCCGCAGCGGCGATGGTTGTCGCCTGGGCAGCCGCGTGTGCTCGACAGGGCGTTCCGACGGGTGGCCCGGAAGACCGTCGCCCGCCGGTGATTGTCGACACGTACCCGGCGCCATTCGAGGTGCTCGACGAAGTCGACGGCGATGTGAAATTCGAGTTCGACGAGCGTATCAGCGAGAGAGTGTCTGGGACGACCCTCAGCGATGCGGTCATCGTCTCTCCGTCGAGCGGCGATGTTAGTGTGAGCCACGGTCGCACCACGCTGTCGGTCACCATGGAGGGAGGCTTCCAGCCGGGCGTGGTTTATCGGGTCACGGTTCGAGCCCTGATCTCCGATCTCTTCGGCAACCAGCTCGTCGATTCGTTCGAACTCGTGTTTTCAACCGGTGATAAGCCGGTACCCACGACTCTGGCCGGTGAGGCTTGGGAGCGGGAGACCGGTCAGGGGCTGTCGAATGCTATCGTCTTCGCGACTGGGGCCGACGGGCTCGTGCACCAGTCTAGAACGGACCGATCAGGGATCTTCGCGTTTCGATACATCCCCGAGGGCGACTACACGATCACTGCTTTCGACGACCTCAATCGGGATGCCAAGGTCGATTCTGTCGAGACGCAGGGCGTCGCGATCGCTTCCCTCGGGACGGGAGACACCGTTCTCGTGGACATCCCCGCGCTGATGCCGGACACTGCGGCGGCCGTCCTGACATCTGTAGACGTCCTCGACTCGGTGACTGTCGTTCTAGAGTTCGATGACTTTCTGGATCCCGGGGTCGCGGTTGAAGGGTTCGATGGTGTGGACGTGACGATCTCTCGTGACGAGGGCGGTGCCCTTTCCGTTCTTCGGGTGTTTCACGAGGCCGATTATGCCGCGTTCATTGAGGTAGTCGCTGATTCTTTCTCCGTTCTCGACTCGATCGAGGCCGAGGAGGCGTCGGCGCAGGCTGCCCTTGAAGCCGAGGTTGCCGCGCTCTTAGTCGGGGACTCTGTGGCCGGGGACTCAACCGCCGTGGGCACGGATGCTGCCGCGAACACCGTCGGCGGAGCGGCCGAGGTGGGTGCCGACGCAGAGAACCCTCCTGCGGATACTGTCGTGATCGACCCGAGTGGAGACCCGCCGACGCTTGGTGCGGGACGGGCGGCTGAGGTGGTAGCACGCAGAGCAGCGGTCCAGGAGCGCCCGGGACGTAGATTGCCACCGCGACTTCAGGCTCTCGGGGGCGCTACGCCTGGGCCGAATCGTGATGGTCGAAGAATCATTCCGGCTCGCAGGCTGGTCTTACAGCTTCAATCACCCATCGAGTACGATCTCGAGTACGAAGTGGAGGCGGGCGCCGTGGTGAACATCTTTGGGTTGCCAGGCGGTGGTGGTCTCGTGCCGCTCGTCTGGGAGGCTCCGCCGCCTGATACCGTGGCGGCAGACTCGCTCGGGGCGGACTCGCTGGTTGCCCCTGATTCCGGTCAGGTTCCGGATACCGCAAGGGCCGCGGACCTCGCGACCGTCGACAGCTTGGTCAGGGACGACGGGGGCAGGGAGTACCGATGA
- a CDS encoding valine--tRNA ligase: MSQELAPRLDPMAIEPARYRAWQEGGYFHIPATAVTEDGRDPYVIVIPPPNVTAALHMGHGLNTTVQDVLIRWRRMQGRAALWVPGTDHAGIATQNVVERKLAEAGCHRDDLGREEFVARVWDFVEQTGGTILEQLKAIGASCDWERTRFTLDDDLATAVREVFVSLYEKDLIYRGEYIINWCPRCLTALSNEEAEGEETNGHLWHLRYPLPASASEAAHAASAAGADTIGQLTDGRWYLTVSTTRPETMLGDTGVAVYPGDDRYKGLVGAEVEVPLTGRMIPIVADRHVDPKFGSGMVKVTPAHDKNDFEIAGRTGLPLVDIMTPDAHIGEAAPEAFRGMERFAARKAVLAALDAEGLLAGTEDHAHSVPHCYRCHTVVEPRLSEQWFVSMKPLAQPALEASRDGTITFTPSHWQKVYEHWMENIQDWCISRQLWWGHRIPVWYCPCGEQIVARHDPTDCPKCGSKDLEQDPDVLDTWFSSQLWPFSVFGWPRETDDMRAFYPGHTLVTAPEILFFWVSRMIMMGYEFQGEAPFTEVYLHGTVRDIKGRKMSKSLGNGIDPLSVVEEFGADAMRYTIVSQCAVGTDITLDHEDVEACFANGRNFANKIWNAGRFALMSIGEDPVKPVAEVADDLALEDRWILSRVAMASAEATRGLERFRLHDVAEGLYHFFWGEVCDWYLELVKSRLGPDADPATREAARSTLVAVLDNAFRLLHPIVPFVTAELWSRLPCPEGEDRPEDLIIAPWPETLEAWRDEDVERRFGDLQGLIVEVRRLRKEYGVTEGKRIGIHLSGGPKDFGASVSAQAAAMVQLCRVDRIELGAGAGVGANAVLTNGAELFIPLGGVIDLEHERSRMLAEIGKLEGVLKGAQARLSNEKFVSNAPENVVQKARENATQLEEQVRKLGAKLAGLGD, from the coding sequence GTGTCCCAGGAGTTAGCCCCGCGCCTCGATCCAATGGCGATCGAACCAGCGCGCTACCGTGCCTGGCAGGAGGGCGGGTATTTCCATATTCCCGCGACCGCCGTGACAGAAGACGGGCGCGATCCGTACGTGATCGTGATTCCGCCGCCGAACGTGACGGCCGCACTCCACATGGGCCATGGGCTCAACACCACGGTCCAGGACGTTCTGATTCGTTGGCGTCGCATGCAGGGACGTGCCGCGTTGTGGGTGCCCGGCACAGATCACGCAGGCATCGCTACCCAGAACGTCGTTGAGAGGAAGCTGGCCGAGGCGGGCTGTCACCGGGATGACCTCGGCAGAGAGGAATTCGTTGCGCGGGTGTGGGACTTCGTCGAGCAGACGGGCGGGACGATTCTCGAGCAACTCAAGGCGATCGGGGCCTCATGCGACTGGGAGCGCACACGTTTCACACTGGATGATGACCTGGCGACGGCGGTACGAGAGGTCTTCGTCTCGCTGTATGAGAAGGACCTGATCTACCGGGGCGAGTACATCATCAACTGGTGCCCACGGTGTCTCACGGCGCTGTCCAACGAGGAGGCCGAGGGCGAAGAGACCAACGGCCACCTCTGGCATCTCCGGTATCCGCTCCCGGCCTCCGCGTCGGAAGCCGCTCACGCCGCATCAGCCGCAGGTGCCGACACCATTGGCCAGCTAACGGATGGTCGTTGGTACCTGACGGTCTCCACGACCCGTCCTGAGACGATGCTTGGGGATACCGGGGTCGCCGTCTACCCAGGTGACGATCGGTACAAAGGACTTGTGGGCGCTGAAGTTGAGGTGCCACTGACGGGACGCATGATTCCGATCGTTGCAGATCGGCATGTGGACCCGAAATTCGGATCCGGGATGGTCAAGGTCACCCCGGCGCACGACAAGAATGATTTCGAGATCGCCGGGCGAACAGGCCTGCCTTTGGTCGACATCATGACGCCCGATGCTCACATCGGTGAGGCCGCGCCTGAAGCCTTCCGGGGCATGGAACGTTTCGCCGCTAGAAAGGCTGTTCTGGCGGCTCTCGACGCTGAAGGACTGCTAGCGGGCACGGAAGATCACGCGCATTCGGTGCCGCACTGCTACCGGTGTCACACGGTCGTCGAGCCGCGACTCTCGGAGCAGTGGTTCGTGAGTATGAAACCGCTTGCCCAGCCTGCCCTCGAGGCGTCCCGCGATGGAACGATCACGTTCACTCCGTCGCACTGGCAGAAGGTGTACGAACACTGGATGGAGAATATCCAGGACTGGTGTATCTCCAGGCAGCTGTGGTGGGGCCACCGGATTCCGGTCTGGTATTGTCCCTGCGGTGAGCAGATCGTCGCTCGGCATGACCCGACGGACTGTCCGAAGTGCGGTAGCAAGGACCTGGAGCAGGATCCGGACGTCTTGGACACGTGGTTCAGTTCGCAGCTATGGCCTTTCTCTGTCTTCGGCTGGCCGCGTGAGACGGACGACATGCGGGCGTTCTACCCGGGGCACACGCTCGTGACCGCACCGGAGATCCTTTTCTTCTGGGTCTCTCGCATGATCATGATGGGCTACGAATTCCAGGGAGAAGCGCCGTTCACCGAGGTGTATCTCCACGGAACCGTGCGTGATATCAAGGGCCGAAAAATGTCGAAGTCCCTCGGCAACGGCATCGACCCACTTAGTGTGGTTGAAGAGTTCGGGGCCGATGCCATGCGGTACACGATCGTGAGCCAGTGCGCGGTGGGAACCGACATCACCCTGGATCACGAAGATGTCGAGGCATGTTTTGCGAACGGTCGTAACTTCGCGAACAAGATCTGGAATGCGGGCCGCTTCGCGCTCATGAGCATCGGAGAGGACCCGGTGAAGCCGGTGGCCGAAGTTGCCGATGATCTTGCGCTCGAAGACCGGTGGATCCTGTCCCGTGTGGCCATGGCATCGGCCGAGGCCACCCGTGGGCTCGAACGTTTTCGCCTGCATGATGTCGCGGAGGGGCTGTACCACTTCTTCTGGGGTGAGGTGTGCGACTGGTACCTCGAGCTGGTGAAGAGCCGACTCGGTCCGGACGCTGATCCCGCGACACGCGAGGCTGCCCGGTCCACATTAGTAGCAGTACTCGACAATGCGTTCCGTCTGCTGCACCCGATCGTCCCGTTTGTGACCGCGGAGCTGTGGTCCCGCCTGCCCTGTCCTGAAGGGGAGGACCGCCCTGAGGACCTGATCATCGCTCCGTGGCCTGAGACCTTGGAAGCGTGGCGTGACGAAGACGTCGAACGTCGCTTTGGGGACCTCCAGGGTTTGATCGTCGAGGTGCGCCGACTTCGCAAGGAATACGGTGTCACAGAAGGGAAGCGCATCGGCATTCACCTTTCGGGTGGACCGAAAGATTTTGGTGCCTCCGTCTCGGCTCAGGCGGCCGCAATGGTGCAGCTGTGTCGGGTCGATCGCATCGAACTTGGTGCCGGCGCGGGCGTTGGTGCGAACGCGGTTCTGACGAACGGAGCCGAGCTGTTCATTCCTCTCGGGGGCGTGATTGACCTCGAGCACGAGCGGAGCCGGATGCTCGCAGAGATCGGAAAACTGGAGGGCGTACTGAAGGGTGCTCAGGCCCGACTCTCGAATGAGAAATTCGTGTCGAACGCGCCTGAGAATGTGGTTCAGAAGGCCCGTGAAAACGCGACTCAGCTTGAAGAGCAGGTGAGGAAGCTCGGGGCCAAGCTCGCCGGGCTCGGGGACTGA